In one Cupriavidus taiwanensis genomic region, the following are encoded:
- the ampD gene encoding 1,6-anhydro-N-acetylmuramyl-L-alanine amidase AmpD — protein sequence MTAPARSAFLPDADGWVPAARRVPSPNFDARPDGMPVDLVVLHNISLPPGQFGSGDIEAFFQNRLDPDKHPFFATIHQVQVSAHFLVTRTGELVQFVPCTQRAWHAGQSDFFGRARCNDFSIGIEIEGCDDLPFTKAQYDTVATLVPALMAGYPVRAIAGHSDIAPGRKTDPGPHFDWERFARQAGVAPGMLPYQCPGAARQVTDS from the coding sequence ATGACCGCGCCTGCACGTTCCGCCTTCCTGCCCGATGCCGACGGCTGGGTACCGGCGGCCCGCCGCGTGCCGTCGCCCAATTTCGACGCACGTCCGGACGGCATGCCGGTGGACCTGGTGGTGCTGCACAACATCAGCCTGCCGCCCGGCCAGTTCGGCAGCGGCGACATCGAGGCGTTCTTCCAGAACCGGCTCGACCCGGACAAGCACCCGTTCTTTGCCACCATCCACCAGGTCCAGGTGTCCGCGCACTTCCTGGTGACGCGCACGGGCGAGCTGGTGCAGTTCGTGCCGTGCACCCAGCGGGCCTGGCATGCGGGGCAGTCAGACTTCTTCGGCCGCGCGCGCTGCAACGATTTTTCAATCGGCATCGAGATCGAAGGCTGCGACGACCTGCCGTTCACCAAAGCCCAGTACGACACCGTGGCGACGCTGGTGCCAGCGCTGATGGCAGGCTACCCGGTGCGCGCGATTGCCGGCCACAGCGACATCGCGCCGGGCCGCAAGACCGATCCCGGCCCGCATTTCGACTGGGAGCGCTTTGCCAGGCAGGCCGGCGTGGCGCCGGGCATGCTGCCCTACCAGTGCCCGGGCGCTGCCCGGCAGGTGACGGATTCCTAA
- a CDS encoding ribonucleoside-diphosphate reductase subunit alpha → MQTAQNEITTGGAATGVASQASTAQQTPSAAATNYPDHKIIRRNGAVVAFEPSKIAVAMTKAFLAVNGGQGAASARVREIVEQLTGNVVRALVRSRPSGGAIHIEDVQDQVELSLMRSGEHEVARAYVLYREKRKAERASASAEAVARVQEAGISINVTDAGVSKPLDIVALHALIDNACSGLGNGENSAVSAEPILKETLKNLYEGVPMTQVYDSAILAARTLIEKDPDYSQVTARILLHTIRKEILGTEVTQAEMATRYAEYFPKFIARGIEAELLDEKLATFDLARLGAALDAGRDFQFNYLGLQTLYDRYFLHIDETRIEMPQAFFMRVAMGLALNEKDREARAIEFYQLLSSFDFMSSTPTLFNSGTQRSQLSSCYLTTVSDDLEGIYEALKENALLSKFAGGLGNDWTNVRALGSHIKGTNGKSQGVVPFLKVVNDTAVAVNQGGKRKGAVCAYLETWHLDIEEFLELRKNTGDDRRRTHDMNTANWIPDLFMKRVMEGGEWTLFSPATCPDLHDKVGKEFEKAYLGYEAKAASGELKLFKKLPALQLWRKMLGMLFETGHPWITFKDPCNIRSPQQHVGVVHSSNLCTEITLNTNDSEIAVCNLGSVNLVAHLAKQADGSYALDHAKLQKTIRTAMRMLDNVIDINYYAVDKARNSNLRHRPVGMGIMGFQDCLHVLRTPYASDAAVKFADTSMEAVCYYAYQASTELAEERGRYSTYEGSLWDRGILPQDSLKLLAEERGGYLEVDLSSTMDWDSLRARIKQHGMRNSNCIAIAPTATISNIIGVSACIEPTFQNLYVKSNLSGEFTVVNDYLVRDLKERGLWDEVMVADLKYFDGSLSRIDRIPQDLRDIYATAFEVEPTWLVEAASRRQKWIDQAQSLNIYMAGASGKKLDDTYKLAWLRGLKTTYYLRTMAATHVEKSTVSRGSLNAVSSGSDSTSSLDAAAASAPAMPEAEGAVCTMRPGDPGFEECEACQ, encoded by the coding sequence ATGCAAACGGCCCAGAACGAAATCACCACGGGTGGCGCCGCCACCGGCGTTGCCAGCCAGGCCTCGACCGCGCAGCAGACCCCCAGCGCCGCAGCCACGAATTACCCGGACCACAAGATCATTCGTCGCAACGGCGCCGTGGTGGCGTTCGAGCCGTCCAAGATCGCCGTCGCCATGACCAAGGCCTTCCTCGCCGTCAACGGCGGGCAGGGCGCTGCCTCGGCGCGCGTGCGCGAGATCGTCGAGCAGCTGACCGGCAACGTGGTGCGCGCGCTGGTGCGCAGCCGCCCGAGCGGCGGCGCCATCCATATCGAAGACGTGCAGGACCAGGTCGAGCTGTCGCTGATGCGCTCGGGCGAGCATGAAGTGGCCCGCGCCTACGTGCTGTACCGCGAGAAGCGCAAGGCCGAGCGTGCCAGCGCCAGTGCCGAGGCCGTGGCCCGCGTGCAGGAGGCCGGCATCAGCATCAACGTGACCGACGCCGGCGTGAGCAAGCCGCTCGACATCGTCGCGCTGCACGCCCTGATCGACAACGCCTGCTCCGGCCTGGGGAATGGGGAAAACTCGGCCGTCAGCGCCGAGCCGATCCTGAAGGAAACGCTGAAGAACCTGTACGAAGGCGTACCGATGACGCAGGTGTACGACTCCGCCATCCTGGCCGCGCGTACCCTGATCGAGAAGGACCCGGACTACAGCCAGGTCACCGCCCGTATCCTGCTGCACACCATCCGCAAGGAAATCCTGGGCACCGAAGTGACCCAGGCCGAGATGGCCACGCGCTACGCCGAATACTTCCCCAAGTTCATCGCGCGCGGCATCGAGGCCGAACTGCTCGACGAAAAGCTGGCCACTTTCGACCTGGCCCGCCTGGGCGCCGCGCTGGACGCCGGCCGCGACTTCCAGTTCAACTACCTGGGCCTGCAGACCCTGTACGACCGCTACTTCCTGCATATCGATGAAACCCGCATCGAAATGCCGCAGGCCTTCTTCATGCGCGTGGCCATGGGCCTGGCGCTTAACGAGAAAGACCGCGAAGCGCGCGCCATCGAGTTCTACCAGCTGCTGTCGTCGTTCGACTTCATGTCGTCCACGCCGACCCTGTTCAACTCGGGCACCCAGCGCTCGCAGCTGTCGTCGTGCTACCTGACCACCGTCTCGGACGACCTGGAAGGCATCTACGAAGCGCTGAAGGAAAACGCGCTGCTGTCCAAGTTCGCCGGCGGCCTGGGCAATGACTGGACCAATGTGCGCGCACTGGGCTCGCACATCAAGGGCACCAACGGCAAGAGCCAGGGGGTGGTGCCGTTCCTGAAGGTAGTGAACGACACCGCCGTGGCCGTGAACCAGGGCGGCAAGCGCAAAGGCGCCGTCTGCGCCTACCTGGAAACGTGGCACCTGGACATCGAAGAATTCCTGGAACTGCGCAAGAACACCGGCGACGACCGCCGCCGCACCCACGACATGAACACGGCCAACTGGATCCCGGACCTGTTCATGAAGCGCGTGATGGAAGGCGGGGAGTGGACGCTGTTCTCGCCCGCCACCTGCCCGGACCTGCACGACAAGGTCGGCAAGGAATTCGAGAAGGCCTACCTGGGCTATGAAGCCAAGGCCGCCAGCGGCGAACTGAAGCTGTTCAAGAAGCTGCCCGCGCTGCAACTGTGGCGCAAGATGCTGGGCATGCTGTTCGAAACCGGCCACCCGTGGATCACCTTCAAGGATCCGTGCAACATCCGCAGCCCGCAGCAGCACGTCGGCGTCGTCCACAGCTCCAACCTGTGCACGGAAATCACGCTGAACACCAACGACAGCGAAATCGCCGTGTGCAACCTGGGCTCGGTCAACCTGGTCGCCCACCTGGCCAAGCAGGCCGATGGCTCGTACGCGCTTGACCATGCCAAGCTGCAGAAGACCATCCGCACCGCCATGCGGATGCTGGATAACGTCATCGACATCAACTACTACGCTGTCGACAAGGCCCGCAATTCCAACCTGCGCCACCGTCCGGTCGGCATGGGCATCATGGGCTTCCAGGACTGCCTGCACGTGCTGCGCACCCCGTACGCCAGCGACGCCGCGGTCAAGTTCGCCGACACCTCGATGGAAGCCGTGTGCTACTACGCCTACCAGGCCTCCACCGAGCTGGCCGAAGAGCGCGGCCGCTACAGCACCTACGAAGGCTCGCTGTGGGACCGTGGCATCCTGCCGCAGGACTCGCTCAAGCTGCTGGCCGAAGAGCGCGGCGGCTACCTGGAAGTGGACCTGTCCAGCACCATGGACTGGGACAGCCTGCGCGCCCGCATCAAGCAGCACGGCATGCGCAACTCGAACTGCATCGCGATCGCGCCGACCGCCACGATCTCGAACATCATCGGCGTGTCCGCCTGCATCGAGCCGACCTTCCAGAACCTGTACGTCAAGTCGAACCTGTCGGGCGAGTTCACCGTGGTCAATGACTACCTGGTGCGCGACCTGAAGGAACGCGGCCTGTGGGACGAAGTGATGGTCGCCGACCTGAAGTACTTCGACGGCTCGCTGTCGCGCATCGACCGCATTCCGCAAGACCTGCGCGACATCTACGCCACCGCGTTCGAAGTCGAGCCGACCTGGCTGGTCGAAGCCGCCAGCCGCCGCCAGAAGTGGATCGACCAGGCCCAGTCCCTGAACATCTACATGGCCGGCGCCTCGGGCAAGAAGCTGGACGACACCTACAAGCTGGCCTGGCTGCGCGGCCTGAAGACCACGTACTACCTGCGCACGATGGCTGCCACGCACGTGGAGAAGTCCACCGTGTCGCGCGGCTCGCTGAACGCGGTGTCGTCGGGCAGCGACAGCACGTCGTCCCTGGACGCCGCCGCTGCATCGGCCCCGGCCATGCCGGAAGCCGAAGGCGCCGTCTGCACGATGCGCCCGGGCGATCCTGGGTTTGAAGAGTGCGAAGCCTGCCAGTAA
- a CDS encoding ABC transporter ATP-binding protein has translation MASNLILETVGLRKEFKGFVAVNDVSLKVTRGHIHALIGPNGAGKTTCFNLLTKFLDPTRGTIRFNGAEISGEKPAQVARRGVVRSFQISAVFPHLTVLDNVRIPLQRRLGISFQFWRSPKVLASLDDRAMALLADVGLEDFAGMTTAEMPYGRKRALEIATTLALDPELMLLDEPTQGMGHEDVDRVMQLIKKVSANRSILMVEHNMKVVSGICDAITVLARGSVLAEGTYAEVSANPQVIEAYMGSADAALAAQGGH, from the coding sequence ATGGCAAGCAATCTCATTCTTGAAACCGTCGGACTGAGGAAGGAATTCAAGGGATTCGTCGCCGTAAACGACGTCAGCCTCAAGGTCACGCGTGGGCACATCCACGCACTGATCGGTCCGAACGGTGCAGGCAAGACCACCTGCTTCAACCTCCTTACCAAGTTCCTGGATCCCACGCGCGGCACCATCCGGTTCAACGGTGCCGAGATCTCCGGTGAGAAGCCGGCACAGGTCGCACGCCGGGGCGTGGTGCGCTCCTTCCAGATCTCGGCGGTGTTTCCGCACCTGACCGTGCTTGACAACGTGCGTATCCCGCTGCAGCGCAGGCTCGGGATTTCCTTCCAGTTCTGGCGCTCGCCGAAAGTCCTCGCATCACTCGATGACAGGGCCATGGCTTTGCTCGCCGACGTCGGACTGGAGGACTTCGCCGGCATGACGACCGCCGAGATGCCGTACGGCCGCAAGCGCGCGCTGGAAATCGCCACCACGCTGGCCCTCGACCCCGAGCTGATGCTGCTCGACGAGCCCACGCAGGGCATGGGCCACGAAGACGTTGACCGCGTCATGCAGCTCATCAAGAAGGTCTCGGCCAATCGCAGCATCCTGATGGTGGAGCACAACATGAAAGTGGTGTCCGGCATCTGCGACGCCATCACGGTGCTGGCGCGCGGCAGCGTGCTGGCCGAGGGCACATACGCGGAAGTCTCCGCCAACCCGCAGGTCATCGAGGCCTATATGGGCAGCGCTGATGCCGCGCTCGCTGCGCAGGGAGGGCATTGA
- a CDS encoding ribonucleotide-diphosphate reductase subunit beta: MLSWDDDVQATPQAAPQPALQPAAVSNPAAATADQQGVLPPSATQAGILGNNPNAAAAQSNRRVNAADKRVINGSTDVNQLVPFKYKWAWEKYLAGCANHWMPQEINMSRDIATWKDPNGLTEDERRIIKRNLGFFVTADSLAANNIVLGTYRQITAPECRQYLLRQAFEEAIHTHAYQYIVESLGLNEAEIFNAYHEVQSIRDKDEFLIPFIDTLTDPSFKTGTPENDQKLLKSLIVFACIMEGLFFYVGFTQILAMGRQNKMTGAAEQYQYILRDESLHCNFGIDLINQIKLENPHLWTAEFKAEITELFKKAVDLEYRYAEDTMPRGVLGLNAPMFKSYLRFICNRRCQQIGLDQLFPNEENPFPWMSEMIDLKKERNFFETRVIEYQTGGALSWD, encoded by the coding sequence ATGCTGAGCTGGGACGACGACGTTCAAGCCACCCCGCAGGCCGCACCGCAGCCTGCCCTGCAACCCGCTGCAGTTTCCAACCCCGCGGCTGCCACCGCCGACCAGCAAGGCGTCCTGCCGCCGAGCGCCACGCAAGCCGGCATCCTGGGCAACAACCCCAACGCCGCCGCCGCGCAAAGCAACCGCCGCGTCAACGCCGCCGACAAGCGCGTCATCAACGGCTCGACCGACGTCAACCAGCTCGTCCCGTTCAAGTACAAGTGGGCGTGGGAAAAGTACCTGGCCGGCTGCGCCAACCACTGGATGCCGCAGGAAATCAACATGTCGCGAGACATCGCGACGTGGAAAGACCCGAACGGCCTGACCGAAGACGAGCGCCGCATCATCAAGCGCAACCTCGGCTTCTTCGTCACCGCCGACTCGCTGGCCGCCAACAACATCGTGCTGGGCACCTACCGCCAGATCACCGCGCCGGAATGCCGCCAGTACCTGCTGCGCCAGGCCTTTGAAGAGGCCATCCACACGCACGCCTACCAGTACATCGTTGAATCGCTGGGCCTGAACGAAGCCGAGATCTTCAACGCGTACCACGAAGTGCAGTCGATCCGCGACAAGGACGAGTTCCTGATCCCGTTCATCGACACGCTGACCGACCCGTCGTTCAAGACCGGCACGCCGGAAAACGACCAGAAGCTGCTGAAGTCGCTGATCGTGTTCGCCTGCATCATGGAAGGGCTGTTCTTCTATGTGGGCTTCACGCAGATCCTGGCGATGGGGCGGCAGAACAAGATGACTGGGGCGGCGGAGCAGTATCAGTACATCCTGCGGGATGAGTCGCTGCACTGCAATTTTGGGATTGACCTGATTAATCAGATCAAGCTGGAGAATCCGCATCTTTGGACGGCGGAGTTTAAGGCTGAGATTACGGAGCTGTTCAAGAAGGCGGTTGATCTTGAGTATCGCTACGCTGAGGACACCATGCCGCGTGGGGTGTTGGGGCTGAATGCGCCGATGTTCAAGTCTTACCTGCGGTTTATTTGCAATCGTCGTTGCCAGCAGATTGGTCTTGATCAGCTATTCCCGAACGAGGAGAATCCGTTCCCGTGGATGTCTGAGATGATTGACTTGAAGAAGGAGAGGAACTTCTTTGAGACGCGGGTTATTGAGTATCAGACGGGTGGGGCGTTGAGCTGGGATTGA
- a CDS encoding IS30 family transposase, with product MKQRRRIYYTETQKALMWERWRKGDTLHQIARLFDRGHSSMQRILAETGGIQPVQRHRSRLALTLAEREEISRSVAAGLSVRSIASRLGRAPSTISRELRRNGGSQGYRANQADELAWARARRPKACKLVGNRTLAQVVAAKLRMQWSPEQIAGWLKHAYAVNKDYQVSHETIYRSLYVQARGALKKELLEHLRRCRVMRHSRLYSAKTDDRGRICDTVSISERPATVEDRAIPGHWEGDLLFGSDNSQIVTLVERQTRFVMLVKVASKDTETVVNALIKHAGKLPQELYKSLTWDRGKEMADHKRFTVATDIQVYFCDPQNPWQRGSNENTNGLLRQYFPKGTDLSVYSQAKLNAVARRLNERPRKTLNFDTPAERFHQNVASTG from the coding sequence ATGAAGCAAAGACGGCGGATCTACTACACCGAGACCCAAAAGGCACTGATGTGGGAACGGTGGCGCAAAGGTGACACGCTTCATCAGATCGCACGATTGTTCGATCGGGGTCACTCTTCGATGCAGAGGATCTTGGCGGAGACCGGTGGTATCCAGCCAGTACAGCGACACCGCTCCCGATTGGCATTGACGCTTGCCGAACGAGAGGAGATCTCTCGCTCCGTGGCGGCCGGACTCTCTGTCCGGTCGATTGCATCCCGGCTAGGACGCGCCCCGTCTACCATTAGCCGTGAGCTCAGGCGAAACGGGGGAAGCCAAGGCTATCGTGCAAACCAGGCGGACGAGCTTGCCTGGGCGCGAGCGCGCCGCCCAAAGGCCTGTAAGCTCGTCGGAAACCGAACGCTGGCGCAGGTTGTGGCAGCCAAGCTGAGGATGCAATGGTCCCCAGAGCAGATTGCAGGCTGGCTCAAGCATGCATATGCGGTCAACAAGGACTACCAGGTGTCACACGAGACGATCTATCGTAGCCTTTATGTACAGGCCCGCGGTGCGCTGAAGAAGGAGTTGCTTGAACACCTGAGGCGCTGCCGGGTCATGCGTCACTCTCGTCTCTATTCCGCGAAGACTGACGACCGTGGAAGAATCTGTGACACCGTTTCGATCAGTGAGCGGCCTGCAACCGTCGAAGATCGCGCGATTCCCGGCCACTGGGAAGGCGACCTGCTCTTCGGCAGCGACAACAGCCAGATCGTCACCTTGGTCGAGCGTCAGACGAGGTTTGTGATGCTGGTGAAGGTTGCCAGCAAGGACACAGAGACTGTGGTCAATGCCCTGATCAAACATGCAGGCAAATTACCCCAGGAGCTGTACAAATCGCTGACGTGGGATCGTGGAAAAGAGATGGCCGATCACAAGCGCTTTACCGTGGCGACCGACATTCAGGTCTACTTCTGCGACCCTCAGAATCCCTGGCAACGGGGCTCCAACGAGAACACGAACGGCCTATTAAGACAATACTTCCCGAAAGGCACGGATCTCTCTGTCTACTCGCAAGCCAAACTCAATGCCGTCGCGAGGCGGCTCAATGAACGTCCGCGCAAGACACTCAACTTTGATACGCCGGCCGAACGATTCCATCAAAACGTTGCATCGACCGGTTGA
- a CDS encoding ABC transporter ATP-binding protein yields the protein MATEYLRVTDLHAFYGESHILHGIDLLVNEGECVTLLGRNGAGRTTTLRAIMGLTGRRAGSVMIDGREAIGMPAHRIARLGVGFCPEERAIYSSLSCEENLLLPPQVGGGGMSLDEIYAMFPNLHERRHSQGTRLSGGEQQMLAMARILRTGARLLLLDEISEGLAPVIVQKLAQVIRDLKAKGYTIVLVEQNFRFAAPLADRMYVVEHGQIAAEIHQHEIHEKQHLLQELLGV from the coding sequence ATGGCGACGGAATACCTGCGGGTCACCGACCTCCATGCCTTCTACGGCGAATCGCACATCCTGCACGGCATCGACTTGCTGGTGAACGAGGGAGAGTGCGTGACCCTGCTCGGCCGCAACGGGGCAGGCCGTACCACCACCCTGCGCGCGATCATGGGCCTGACGGGGCGGCGCGCCGGCTCGGTCATGATCGACGGCCGCGAGGCAATCGGCATGCCGGCCCATCGCATCGCGCGTCTCGGCGTCGGCTTTTGCCCGGAAGAGCGGGCGATTTATTCCAGCCTCTCGTGCGAGGAGAACCTCTTGCTGCCGCCGCAGGTGGGTGGCGGCGGGATGAGCCTCGACGAGATCTACGCGATGTTTCCCAACCTCCACGAGCGGCGGCATAGCCAGGGCACGCGGCTCTCGGGCGGCGAGCAACAGATGCTGGCGATGGCGCGCATCCTGCGCACCGGGGCGCGGCTGCTGCTGCTGGACGAAATCTCCGAGGGACTGGCGCCGGTGATCGTGCAGAAGCTCGCCCAGGTCATCCGCGACCTCAAGGCGAAAGGCTACACGATCGTGCTGGTGGAGCAGAACTTCCGGTTCGCCGCGCCGCTGGCCGACCGCATGTACGTGGTGGAGCACGGCCAAATCGCCGCGGAGATCCACCAGCACGAGATTCACGAGAAGCAGCACCTGCTCCAGGAACTACTGGGTGTCTGA
- a CDS encoding sigma-54-dependent transcriptional regulator — MPPRMSRPPDPILVIDDEADLRELLDISIRRMGHDVVLAGSLAEARDKLAQGRYSLVLTDMRLGDGLGIEIVRQLSAAPERIPVAVITAYGSADNAVEALKAGAFDYIAKPVSLEQLRSLVLNALGRQSRDSADADAATAAAHAADRAAALLPGHSAAMQEVRRSLSRLARSMAPVVISGESGSGKERAAQAIHAISSRAAHPFVAVNCGAIPENLMESEFFGYVKGAFTGADAERGGFFQAANGGTLLLDEVADLPLPMQVKLLRALQERRVRKIGASREDAVDVRVMCASHKDLAAMVAAGQFRQDLYYRLNVLALRMPTLRERGEDIPVLARAILDHLAVRYGDAHPKRLSPAALQRLAAYPFPGNVRELENLLERAYAFAESGDIEVADLGPLDAGAGRAGLMHAPAPAMVPQPMAPYPYAPWDTAAVAAAPAAATPAPVAPEPPPSAAAAYAEEQETAPEAGPGDPAERACRGIVFPIDLPARLEAVERELILQALAQTNFNRTAAAPLLGLNLRQLRYRIQQLGIREAMDAADRGAAEGEGTS, encoded by the coding sequence ATGCCGCCCAGAATGTCCCGCCCGCCCGATCCCATCCTGGTCATCGACGACGAGGCCGACCTGCGCGAGCTGCTGGACATCTCGATCCGCCGCATGGGCCATGACGTGGTGCTGGCCGGCTCGCTGGCCGAGGCGCGCGACAAGCTGGCGCAGGGCCGCTACAGCCTGGTGCTGACCGACATGCGCCTGGGTGATGGGCTGGGCATCGAGATCGTGCGCCAGCTGTCGGCCGCGCCCGAACGCATCCCGGTGGCGGTGATCACCGCCTACGGCAGCGCCGACAACGCCGTGGAAGCGCTCAAGGCCGGCGCCTTCGACTACATTGCCAAGCCGGTGTCGCTGGAGCAGCTGCGCAGCCTGGTGCTGAACGCGCTCGGCCGCCAGTCGCGCGACAGCGCCGATGCCGACGCCGCCACCGCGGCCGCGCACGCGGCCGACCGCGCCGCGGCGCTGCTGCCCGGCCATTCCGCGGCGATGCAGGAGGTGCGCCGCTCGCTGTCGCGGCTGGCGCGCAGCATGGCGCCGGTAGTGATCAGCGGCGAATCCGGCAGCGGCAAGGAGCGCGCGGCACAAGCCATTCATGCGATCAGCAGTCGGGCCGCCCATCCCTTCGTCGCCGTCAACTGCGGCGCCATCCCCGAGAACCTGATGGAGTCCGAGTTCTTCGGCTACGTCAAGGGCGCGTTCACCGGCGCCGACGCCGAGCGCGGTGGCTTCTTCCAGGCCGCCAACGGCGGCACGCTGCTGCTCGACGAGGTGGCTGACCTGCCGCTGCCGATGCAGGTCAAGCTGCTGCGCGCGCTGCAGGAGCGCCGCGTGCGCAAGATCGGCGCCAGCCGCGAAGACGCGGTCGACGTGCGCGTGATGTGCGCCAGCCACAAGGACCTGGCCGCGATGGTGGCGGCAGGGCAGTTCCGCCAGGACCTGTACTACCGCCTGAACGTGCTGGCGCTGCGCATGCCCACGCTGCGCGAGCGCGGCGAAGACATTCCGGTGCTGGCGCGCGCCATCCTGGACCACCTGGCGGTGCGCTACGGCGATGCGCATCCCAAGCGGCTGTCGCCGGCCGCGCTGCAGCGGCTGGCGGCCTATCCGTTCCCGGGCAATGTGCGCGAGCTGGAAAACCTGCTCGAGCGCGCCTACGCCTTTGCCGAGAGCGGCGACATCGAGGTGGCCGACCTGGGCCCGCTGGACGCAGGCGCCGGGCGCGCCGGGCTGATGCATGCGCCGGCGCCGGCAATGGTGCCGCAGCCGATGGCGCCATACCCTTACGCGCCCTGGGACACGGCAGCGGTTGCGGCCGCGCCGGCCGCCGCCACGCCTGCGCCGGTTGCGCCCGAGCCACCGCCGTCGGCCGCTGCTGCCTACGCGGAGGAGCAAGAAACCGCGCCCGAGGCCGGCCCCGGCGACCCCGCCGAACGCGCCTGCCGCGGCATCGTCTTCCCGATCGACCTGCCCGCCAGGCTGGAAGCCGTCGAGCGCGAACTGATCCTGCAGGCGCTGGCGCAGACCAACTTCAACCGCACCGCCGCCGCGCCGCTGCTGGGCCTGAACCTGCGCCAGTTGCGCTACCGCATCCAGCAGCTGGGCATCCGCGAAGCCATGGACGCCGCCGACCGCGGCGCGGCGGAAGGCGAGGGCACGTCATGA
- a CDS encoding branched-chain amino acid ABC transporter permease yields the protein MTTILGVPLQGLLGQLVLGLVNGSFYAILSLGLAVIFGMLNIINFAHGALFMVGAFVAWAGLEYLGISYWWSLLAAPALVGLAGIAIERGLLRWLYKLDHLYGLLLTFGLALIIEGLFRFQFGVSGQPYSIPDEVAGAFNLGFMILPKYRAWVIGGSLTVCLLTWFTIEKTRLGAYLRAATENPSITQAFGINVPVMVMMTYAFGVGLAGLAGVLAAPTGQLSPLMGSNLIIVVFAVVVIGGMGSILGAIVAGLGLGVVEGLTKVFYPEASATAVFVIMVIVLMVRPAGLFGKEK from the coding sequence ATGACAACGATTCTGGGAGTCCCGCTACAGGGGCTGTTGGGGCAACTCGTGCTCGGGCTGGTGAACGGCTCGTTCTACGCGATTCTCAGCCTCGGGCTTGCCGTGATCTTCGGCATGCTCAACATCATCAACTTTGCCCACGGCGCGCTGTTTATGGTGGGCGCATTCGTCGCCTGGGCGGGCCTGGAGTATCTCGGCATCAGCTACTGGTGGTCGCTGCTGGCGGCGCCGGCGCTGGTCGGGCTAGCGGGTATCGCCATCGAGCGCGGCCTGCTGCGGTGGCTGTACAAGCTCGACCACCTGTACGGGCTGCTGCTCACCTTCGGGCTGGCGCTCATTATCGAAGGCCTGTTCCGCTTCCAGTTCGGCGTCTCGGGACAGCCCTATTCGATTCCCGACGAGGTGGCCGGCGCCTTCAACCTCGGCTTCATGATCCTGCCGAAATACCGCGCGTGGGTCATCGGTGGCTCGCTCACAGTGTGCCTGCTGACCTGGTTCACGATCGAGAAGACCCGCCTCGGCGCCTACCTGCGCGCCGCCACCGAGAACCCAAGCATTACCCAAGCCTTCGGCATCAACGTGCCGGTGATGGTGATGATGACCTATGCCTTCGGCGTGGGTCTGGCCGGGCTGGCCGGCGTGCTGGCAGCACCGACGGGGCAACTAAGTCCGCTGATGGGGTCGAACCTGATCATCGTCGTGTTCGCGGTGGTGGTGATCGGCGGCATGGGTTCCATCCTTGGCGCGATCGTCGCCGGACTGGGACTGGGCGTGGTCGAAGGACTGACCAAGGTGTTTTATCCGGAGGCGTCGGCCACGGCGGTCTTCGTGATCATGGTCATCGTGCTGATGGTTCGGCCGGCAGGCCTGTTTGGCAAGGAAAAGTGA